A genome region from Dreissena polymorpha isolate Duluth1 chromosome 16, UMN_Dpol_1.0, whole genome shotgun sequence includes the following:
- the LOC127862474 gene encoding octopine dehydrogenase-like, whose protein sequence is MAKPLKMCVCGGGKSAQVMAVLAASNTDMEVVVLTTFKDEAEQWSKAIDKQDMVVTVKGPDDSSRDLKAKPVSVSKVPGDVVPGSDIIVLAVGAYAHEEYLKAIVGLIDKKAVIVGFPGQAGFEYLCKSLLGELRDQVTIMSFEMSPWVCSLEAFGKKAVITRTAQCLNGSILRGKAIPRKPALMSLQMALGPTPMLKQTKHFLEVLLTSFSFFHPAIMYGKWKDWDGKYLDSEPLFYGNIDESTAQILEECSKEYQAVAFAVSGQRPDINLTELPDIFNWLIQFYKDDIEDGTSLLNAIKSNKVYKDVKHIMQKDRTKYKPDFNCRYLAEDIPYGLVVVRGIAEILEVPMPTCDMLIDWAQGKMNKKYLVDGKLTGDDVKTTRAPQRFGLTTMDEILAGKKKEDSVDVNGLVALTI, encoded by the coding sequence ATGGCAAAGCCCCTGAAGATGTGCGTGTGCGGCGGTGGAAAGTCTGCGCAGGTCATGGCCGTCTTGGCAGCGTCAAACACGGACATGGAGGTGGTCGTTCTCACCACGTTTAAAGACGAAGCCGAACAGTGGAGCAAGGCCATTGATAAGCAAGACATGGTAGTAACTGTGAAAGGACCAGATGACAGCTCAAGGGATTTGAAGGCCAAACCTGTCAGCGTTTCGAAAGTCCCAGGCGATGTTGTTCCTGGGAGTGATATCATTGTGTTAGCTGTCGGCGCATATGCTCACGAGGAGTACCTGAAAGCAATCGTGGGTTTGATAGACAAAAAGGCGGTAATCGTGGGATTTCCTGGACAAGCCGGCTTCGAATACTTATGTAAAAGTCTACTCGGAGAACTCCGAGATCAAGTAACCATAATGTCATTTGAAATGTCGCCATGGGTGTGCAGTTTAGAGGCATTTGGTAAGAAAGCAGTTATCACTCGTACTGCACAGTGTCTAAACGGGTCTATATTGAGAGGAAAGGCCATTCCAAGAAAACCCGCCCTCATGAGTCTTCAAATGGCTTTGGGACCAACGCCAATGCTCAAACAAACCAAGCATTTCCTTGAGGTTTTGCTAACTTCCTTCTCTTTTTTCCATCCGGCAATAATGTACGGAAAGTGGAAGGATTGGGACGGCAAATATCTCGACAGCGAACCTTTGTTCTACGGGAACATCGACGAATCCACCGCACAGATCCTGGAAGAATGCAGCAAGGAATACCAGGCTGTAGCTTTTGCTGTATCAGGTCAAAGACCGGACATCAACCTGACCGAACTACCAGATATTTTTAACTGGTTGATACAGTTTTACAAAGATGACATAGAGGACGGTACAAGTCTTTTAAATGCGATAAAGTCTAACAAGGTCTACAAAGACGTTAAACATATCATGCAAAAAGACAGGACGAAGTATAAACCAGATTTCAACTGCCGTTATTTAGCGGAAGATATACCATATGGTCTGGTAGTTGTTAGAGGAATTGCCGAAATTCTCGAAGTTCCAATGCCTACTTGTGACATGTTGATTGACTGGGCTCAGGGAAAGATGAACAAAAAGTATCTTGTTGACGGTAAACTTACTGGCGATGATGTAAAAACAACGAGAGCTCCACAGAGATTCGGTCTCACAACTATGGACGAAATTCTTGCTGGCAAAAAGAAAGAAGACAGTGTTGATGTAAATGGTCTGGTGGCCTTAACAATTTAA
- the LOC127862541 gene encoding uncharacterized protein LOC127862541 isoform X2, which translates to MRSISSATNCDIAGKMAVRLYFLIYFLQFLTHVHTNLEEGFRRLGDRLAELEERGNEQQNEIRELNTKLDRQARAFNGKLKGMAVRFQKEKEELISQVVKLNANVNEINDYRETLLRKGRASSVRPEVAFFASVSKDVQLGPGQVVVFNSVITNIDSTSHVLPYDGNTGVFTAPLDGLYVFSATVLSEKHASGHFFICKDNSILSTMYVHGSEGSTWDSASNTVVVSLLRGQTVSVRDWDAHALDGALLAGQSIFSGFLLQDHSLGNINIAVIG; encoded by the exons ATGCGTTCTATTTCGTCGGCAACAAACTGTGACATCGCAGGAAAAATGGCAGTCCGTTTatattttctgatatattttctGCAATTTCTAACACATGTACACACGAATCTTGAAGAAGGCTTTCGCCGACTTGGAGATCGTTTAGCAGAACTTGAGGAAAGAGGGAACGAACAACAGAATGAGATTCGGGAGTTGAATACCAAATTGGATCGACAGGCGAGAGCGTTTAATGGGAAATTAAAGGGAATGGCTGTCCGATTTCAGAAGGAAAAAGAAGAACTTATTTCGCAGGTGGTTAAACTCAATGCAAATGTGAACGAAATAAATGATTATCGAG AGACTCTTCTTCGCAAGGGAAGGGCATCCTCGGTGCGACCCGAAGTAGCGTTCTTCGCCTCTGTCAGCAAAGATGTCCAACTTGGTCCCGGACAGGTGGTTGTTTTCAACAGCGTCATTACCAACATTGACTCCACCAGTCACGTGTTACCGTATGATGG CAACACTGGGGTGTTCACTGCCCCTTTGGATGGCCTCTATGTGTTCTCTGCAACTGTCTTATCTGAGAAGCACGCTTCGGGgcattttttcatctgcaag GATAACTCGATACTGAGCACGATGTACGTGCACGGTTCGGAAGGAAGCACCTGGGACTCCGCCTCGAACACCGTCGTCGTGTCCCTGCTGAGGGGCCAGACGGTCAGCGTCCGAGACTGGGACGCCCACGCGCTAGATGGCGCTTTACTTGCTGGACAGTCCATTTTCTCGGGCTTTCTGCTGCAGGACCACTCTCTTGGCAATATAAACATTGCTGTCATTGGCTGA
- the LOC127862541 gene encoding uncharacterized protein LOC127862541 isoform X1 yields the protein MRSISSATNCDIAGKMAVRLYFLIYFLQFLTHVHTNLEEGFRRLGDRLAELEERGNEQQNEIRELNTKLDRQARAFNGKLKGMAVRFQKEKEELISQVVKLNANVNEINDYRETLLRKGRASSVRPEVAFFASVSKDVQLGPGQVVVFNSVITNIDSTSHVLPYDGNTGVFTAPLDGLYVFSATVLSERDASGHFHIYRDNSTLSTIYVHGATGSTWDSASNTVVVSLLRGQTVSVRNWETDHALDGAFHAGQSIFSGFLLQDHSLGNINIAVIG from the exons ATGCGTTCTATTTCGTCGGCAACAAACTGTGACATCGCAGGAAAAATGGCAGTCCGTTTatattttctgatatattttctGCAATTTCTAACACATGTACACACGAATCTTGAAGAAGGCTTTCGCCGACTTGGAGATCGTTTAGCAGAACTTGAGGAAAGAGGGAACGAACAACAGAATGAGATTCGGGAGTTGAATACCAAATTGGATCGACAGGCGAGAGCGTTTAATGGGAAATTAAAGGGAATGGCTGTCCGATTTCAGAAGGAAAAAGAAGAACTTATTTCGCAGGTGGTTAAACTCAATGCAAATGTGAACGAAATAAATGATTATCGAG AGACTCTTCTTCGCAAGGGAAGGGCATCCTCGGTGCGACCCGAAGTAGCGTTCTTCGCCTCTGTCAGCAAAGATGTCCAACTTGGTCCCGGACAGGTGGTTGTTTTCAACAGCGTCATTACCAACATTGACTCCACCAGTCACGTGTTACCGTATGATGG CAACACTGGGGTGTTCACTGCCCCTTTGGATGGCCTCTATGTGTTCTCTGCAACTGTCTTATCTGAGAGGGACGCTTCGGGGCATTTTCACATCTACAGG GATAATTCGACGCTGAGCACGATTTACGTGCACGGTGCGACAGGCAGCACCTGGGACTCCGCCTCGAACACCGTCGTCGTGTCCCTGCTGAGGGGCCAGACGGTCAGCGTCCGAAACTGGGAGACCGACCACGCGCTAGATGGCGCTTTCCATGCGGGTCAGTCCATTTTCTCGGGCTTTCTGCTGCAGGACCACTCTCTTGGCAATATCAACATTGCTGTCATTGGCTGA